In Chloroflexota bacterium, the DNA window CAGCGCTGCGGACGCTGAGGTCACAGGTTCGAGTCCTGCCACGGGTGCCTGAGGGTGCAATTGGCTTGAGCCAAGTCAGAGGGGGCTCTGTTTCAGGGAGCCCCTTTTGACGTGAAAGGCTTTCCCATCAGGCCGGGCAAGTCATTGAACCTCCAATTGAGGTGCCCGAAGCCAGTTATCAGCCGCTCACAGCCCGGGTAATCCCGGGCCAGGTTGGATTCTTTCTGTTCTACGAGGCGATTGTCGTTAGGCATAGTTCCCTCGGTGATATTGCTTGGGCGAACTATACCTCTCCGGTGATATTTTAGGTGAAAGAATGCGGGCATTTGACGGAAAAGATAAATCATGCTATAATTATCGGTGAAATGGGAGTTGACGCGATCCCATTCAGCCGTTCTCCCCATTCTAATCGGAGAGATCCTCATCTATGACGACCCCTTGTGGTCTGTGAAAGTCTTCGCATAAAGGGAGCCCCTGTAGCAGACATGGTTCCACTAGCAGTGGCTTATCTTGCCGTACAAGACAGCCAGAATACGTCCATCTGGTTCTTCCCCAGTCTTTCGGAGTGAAAAGTGGATATCGCGGAACTTGAAACTAAAACGATTGACGAACTTCGCAACATGGCGCGGGAGTACGATATCTCCGGCATCAGCCGCCTGAAAAAGAACGACCTCATTCTGCGCCTGCTTCGTGCCAACGCCGAGAAACAAGGCTACATCTTCGGCGGCGGCGTGCTCGAGATCATGCCCGATGGCATCGGTTTCCTGCGCTCCGATCACCTCCTGCCCGGGCCGGAGGATGTGTACGTCTCCCAATCTCAGATCCGCCGTTTCGGCATGCGCACCGGCGATATGGTAGTTGGGCAGGTGCGCCCGGCGAAGGAAGGCGAGAAATACTACAGCCTCCTGCGCGTCGAGGCTGTGAACGGCCTTGACCCCGAAGCAGCCAAACGCCGCCCGCACTTTGAAGAACTCACGCCCATTTTCCCCTACCAGATGTTCAATCTCGAAACGCGGCCCGATATCCTGGCCACCCGGCTCATTAACCTGGTGGCACCGATCGGGCGCGGACAGCGCGGGCTGATTGTCTCGCCGCCAAAGGCTGGCAAAACCACCGTCCTCAAGCAGATCGCCAATGGTATTACCACCAACTACAACGATGTGCACCTGATGGTAGTCCTCATCGGGGAGCGACCTGAAGAGGTTACCGATATGGATCGTTCGGTGGAAGCAGAGGTGGTGAGTTCCACCTTCGATGAGCCGGTGCAGAACCACGTCCGGGTGGCTGAGATGGCGCTGGAACGGGCAAAACGGCTGGTCGAGGGTGGTAAGGATGTGGTGATCCTGCTCGATAGCATCACCCGTCTCTCCCGAGCCTACAACCTCATCGTCCCTCCCAGTGGCCGGTCGCTCTCCGGTGGTTTGGACCCGGCTGCTCTCTACCCGCCCAAACATTTCTTCGGTGCAGCCCGCAAATTAGAAGAGGGCGGCAGCCTGACCATCATTGCCACGTGCCTGATTGACACCGGCAGCCGCATGGACGATGTGATCTATGAGGAATTCAAGGGCACGGGCAATATGGAATTGCATCTCAACCGGAAACTCTCAGAGCGGCGCATTTTCCCCGCCTTCGACATCGAACGATCCGGCACACGCCGCGAGGAACTGCTCCTGGACAAGGATACCCTGGCCAAGGTGTACACAATGCGGCGTATGCTGGCGGCCATTGGCGGAGTGGATGGGATGGAGCCTTTGTTGAACCGCCTGGCCAGAACCAAGAACAATCGCGAATTCCTGGACACCCTGAATCAAGACGTCATCTGAGGCTTCGGGTTTGGAGCATAAAGACGACGAACGAACAACGGATACCGATCCCACGCCGGCGTTAGCGAGCGCCAGGACTCTACTGTGGTTAGTCCCTGACCGCGACTCTGCATGGCGCTACTTCGGCCACCTGCTTCTTCTGCTCTTGGTGGCCACGAGCCTGAAACTCGCGGGCTGGAATACC includes these proteins:
- the rho gene encoding transcription termination factor Rho, translating into MDIAELETKTIDELRNMAREYDISGISRLKKNDLILRLLRANAEKQGYIFGGGVLEIMPDGIGFLRSDHLLPGPEDVYVSQSQIRRFGMRTGDMVVGQVRPAKEGEKYYSLLRVEAVNGLDPEAAKRRPHFEELTPIFPYQMFNLETRPDILATRLINLVAPIGRGQRGLIVSPPKAGKTTVLKQIANGITTNYNDVHLMVVLIGERPEEVTDMDRSVEAEVVSSTFDEPVQNHVRVAEMALERAKRLVEGGKDVVILLDSITRLSRAYNLIVPPSGRSLSGGLDPAALYPPKHFFGAARKLEEGGSLTIIATCLIDTGSRMDDVIYEEFKGTGNMELHLNRKLSERRIFPAFDIERSGTRREELLLDKDTLAKVYTMRRMLAAIGGVDGMEPLLNRLARTKNNREFLDTLNQDVI